A part of Onthophagus taurus isolate NC chromosome 7, IU_Otau_3.0, whole genome shotgun sequence genomic DNA contains:
- the LOC111415917 gene encoding endoribonuclease Arlr-like, with amino-acid sequence MADIGGNYVSFFVVVLGIIFLDVFCVVTSTTNPPINTSFGGSSTTTPWPQLGAKKQHNNQQKIIPQPNNQNTQLSYNTQINSKQNLPQRLNSPNYADGAHSGLALSYGPGQAVLVPQSKPQNNFQNQKQNLNQNQNLNQNQNLNQNQNINQQQNLNQKQNLNQNLNQNQNVPQGVWANSGKTQQVINSLTPSTTKPIVPNLITSKPTVQTPSSTTGSLKSSTSNEKQTFSSTQNPSVSTEKSSGDDEELRQFFEQLIKKDAGNTAQHVTVNYQGKTTSRSAIDEAPLPLLNINPAAYQVSSISKLLALHNNYILETNVNEHVTPQERLEENDLLDSIINSAVMQSARNFLVQKGIVSKDPKDFRDKLKEMWFSMYSRGGGRIGSSGFEHVFLAEIKNSDVTGLHNWLYFKDAEAKGLANYLGYMRKIDLGNKGSILKHHFTFNGHDKPVGSMFIGTSPELEIALYSTCFLLKPDQVCPMRFDGKNFIIRTYTFRYRGKNMIGSAFPEI; translated from the exons ATGGCAGATATAGGTGGTAATTACGTATCATTTTTTGTTGTGGTTTTGGgtattatatttttggatgTTTTCT GTGTTGTTACTTCAACTACGAATCCACCAATTAACACTTCTTTTGGAGGATCCTCAACTACTACTCCATGGCCACAATTAGGAGCTAAGAAACAACAtaataatcaacaaaaaatcattCCTCAAccaaataatcaaaatactcaGTTATCTTATAATActcaaattaattcaaaacaaaatctACCTCAAAGACTTAATAGTCCCAATTATGCTGATGGTGCACATAGTGGACTTGCACTGTCTTATGGACCGGGTCAAGCTGTGCTTGTACCACAATCAAAACcgcaaaataattttcaaaatcaaaaacaaaatttgaatcaaaatcaaaatttaaatcaaaaccaaaatttgaatcaaaatcaaaatataaaccaacaacaaaatttaaatcaaaaacaaaatttgaatcaaaatttaaaccaaaatcaaaatgttccTCAAGGTGTTTGGGCAAATAGTGGAAAAACCCAACAGGTTATTAACAGCTTAACACCTTCAACTACAAAACCTATTGTACctaatttaattacttcaaaacCTACCGTTCAAACCCCGTCTTCAACTACAGGGTCGCTAAAGTCAAGTACATCTAATGAGAAACAAACGTTTTCTTCAACTCAAAATCCAAGCGTTTCAACTGAAAAATCAAGCGGTGATGATGAGGAGTTACGTCAATTTTTCGAACAGTTGATTAAAAAAGACGCTGGAAATACTGCTCAACATGTTACAGTTAATTATCAAGGAAAAACTACATCGAGGTCAGCAATTGATGAAGCACCATTACC attATTGAATATAAATCCAGCCGCTTATCAAGTTTCATCAATTTCGAAACTACTGGCCCTTCATAACAATTATATCTTAGAAACAAACGTAAATGAACACGTTACACCTCAAGAAAGATtagaagaaaatgatttattagatAGTATAATAAATAGTGCTGTGATGCAATCTGCTAGAAATTTTTTGGTACAAAAAGGAATTGTATCGAAAGATCCCAAAGATTTTCGTGataaattaaaggaaatgTGGTTTAGTATGTACTCAAGAGGAGGTGGTAGAATCGGATCTAGCGGATTCGAACATGTCTTTTTGgcggaaattaaaaatagcgATGTTACCGGATTGCATAATTGGCTTTATTTTAAGGATGCTGAAGCGAAAGGATTAGCTAATTATTTGGGATACATgagaaaaattgatttgggAAAT aaaggatctattttaaaacatcattttacttttaatggTCATGATAAACCAGTTGGATCAATGTTTATAGGGACAAGTCCTGAACTTGAAATTGCGTTGTACTCAACTTGTTTCTTACTCAAACCAGACCAAGTTTGTCCTATGAGATTTGATGGAAAGAACTTTATCATAAGAACTTATACGTTTAGATACAGGGGTAAAAATATGATTGGAAGTGCTTTCCCTGAAATATaa